The following proteins are co-located in the Thermus albus genome:
- a CDS encoding carbohydrate ABC transporter permease: MRFRPTSLLVHLVLLGGGLIMAFPFYWMLATSLKSPQEALQAKPIWVPERMKPGNWLKAARLGDSPLGGGLAPGRSVELVFPGEKGRPPKAFIPRTPGAFFDPRADGTRVEVVYREGAWRVRLTNTTGEAFRFLPLVVLWPKEAPLNPPLPPDALRSQGEDWRLEWVNAVPGALGYLFHNYLEAWYAAPWGRYFFNSFFTALTQVAVGLFLAALAAFALARIPFPGKDAVFVLILATMMVPGEVLLIPNYVLLARLGWLDTYYALIVPWLASVFGIFLLRQFYLSLPQDLFDAARIDGAGYLTQLFRIALPLSLPGLVSYGIFTFLGAYNALLWPLIVTQSPEMRTVQLGLQAFVSEAGSDYGALMAASTLVILPVILGYFFAQRQFIQGIARSGLK; the protein is encoded by the coding sequence ATGAGATTTAGACCCACCTCCCTGTTGGTGCACCTGGTCCTCCTGGGGGGAGGGCTTATCATGGCCTTTCCCTTCTACTGGATGCTGGCCACCAGCCTAAAAAGCCCGCAAGAGGCCCTTCAGGCCAAGCCCATCTGGGTTCCCGAGCGCATGAAGCCGGGAAACTGGCTTAAGGCGGCTAGGCTCGGGGATAGCCCGCTTGGGGGAGGGCTGGCGCCTGGCCGAAGTGTGGAACTGGTTTTCCCGGGAGAAAAGGGGCGGCCGCCCAAGGCCTTCATACCCCGCACCCCTGGGGCCTTCTTTGACCCCCGGGCGGATGGCACCCGGGTGGAGGTGGTCTATCGGGAGGGGGCCTGGCGGGTGCGGCTCACCAACACCACAGGGGAGGCCTTTCGCTTTTTGCCCCTGGTGGTGCTTTGGCCTAAAGAGGCACCCCTGAACCCTCCCCTCCCTCCCGATGCCCTCCGCTCCCAGGGGGAGGACTGGCGGCTGGAGTGGGTGAATGCGGTGCCTGGGGCCTTGGGCTACCTTTTCCACAACTACCTCGAGGCCTGGTATGCGGCTCCGTGGGGCCGGTATTTCTTCAATAGCTTCTTCACCGCCCTCACCCAAGTGGCGGTGGGCCTTTTCTTGGCGGCCCTAGCGGCCTTTGCCTTGGCCCGGATCCCTTTCCCGGGCAAAGATGCGGTGTTTGTTCTCATTCTGGCCACCATGATGGTGCCGGGGGAGGTGCTCCTCATTCCCAACTACGTGCTTCTGGCCAGGCTGGGCTGGTTGGACACCTACTACGCCCTCATCGTGCCCTGGCTGGCCTCGGTGTTTGGCATCTTTCTCCTCCGGCAGTTTTACCTTTCTTTACCCCAGGACCTTTTTGATGCCGCCCGGATAGATGGAGCGGGCTACTTGACCCAACTCTTCCGCATTGCCTTGCCCTTGAGCCTTCCGGGATTGGTGTCCTACGGCATCTTCACCTTTCTGGGGGCCTACAACGCCCTCCTTTGGCCCCTCATCGTCACCCAAAGCCCGGAGATGCGCACGGTACAGCTGGGCCTGCAGGCCTTTGTTTCCGAGGCCGGGTCGGACTACGGGGCCTTGATGGCGGCCAGCACCTTGGTGATCCTCCCCGTGATCCTGGGGTACTTCTTCGCCCAGCGCCAGTTCATCCAGGGTATCGCCCGGTCGGGCCTTAAGTAG
- a CDS encoding ABC transporter substrate-binding protein, producing MRKALLLLAVLGVALAQQAKPEEVIKEQCAKAKVVAELWHGFTGGAPKAALENLVVEFNRTQQGRCVRPVPQGGYRDLSTKIKAAFAAGKVPAMAQAYENNIALYLEAKALLPIESLGVRLQGVNLPFLNAVRFGGVVYGVPFNKSIQVLYYNKDLLKKHGAKVPTTLDEFVTTSKKLSQAEGGPVYWFQPDASTFAYFFFNLGGNYLKNGKLILNSKEAVEALTLLQSGVKEGWAKAITSGYINQNLGSGPYAFSVDTSAGYTYYRQGAKFDLGVATLPGRTSSQPGFGLVQGTNLVVFRQAGKEEQAVAKDFLQFVLSPRTQAVFATATGYVPVTEAALKEPVYQTHVADNPDFGTIVRQSRYAKFEPALAEWEQIRFDILGQAIKEAILNKADPKVALDKAQKLAEDLLAGKTR from the coding sequence ATGCGAAAAGCGCTCTTGCTATTGGCGGTTTTGGGTGTTGCCCTAGCCCAGCAGGCCAAGCCCGAGGAGGTTATCAAGGAACAGTGCGCCAAGGCCAAGGTGGTGGCGGAGCTGTGGCATGGCTTCACCGGCGGAGCCCCCAAGGCCGCCTTGGAGAACCTGGTGGTGGAGTTCAACAGGACCCAGCAGGGCCGGTGCGTGCGCCCCGTGCCCCAAGGGGGGTACCGGGACCTTTCCACCAAGATCAAGGCGGCCTTCGCCGCGGGAAAGGTGCCGGCCATGGCCCAGGCCTATGAGAACAACATTGCCTTGTACCTCGAGGCCAAGGCCCTTTTGCCCATTGAGTCCTTGGGGGTGAGGCTCCAGGGCGTCAACCTACCCTTCCTGAACGCCGTGCGCTTCGGGGGGGTGGTCTATGGGGTCCCCTTCAACAAGAGCATCCAGGTCCTCTACTACAACAAGGACTTGTTAAAGAAGCATGGAGCGAAGGTCCCCACCACCCTGGACGAGTTCGTGACCACCAGCAAGAAGCTTTCCCAGGCGGAAGGGGGTCCTGTGTACTGGTTCCAGCCCGATGCCTCCACCTTCGCCTACTTCTTCTTTAACCTGGGAGGAAACTACCTCAAAAACGGCAAGCTGATCCTGAACTCCAAGGAGGCGGTGGAGGCCCTTACCCTGTTGCAAAGCGGGGTGAAGGAGGGGTGGGCCAAGGCCATCACCTCGGGGTACATCAACCAGAACCTGGGCTCGGGTCCTTACGCCTTCAGCGTGGATACCTCTGCCGGCTACACCTACTACCGCCAGGGGGCCAAGTTTGACCTGGGGGTGGCCACCTTGCCAGGCCGCACCTCCAGCCAGCCGGGCTTCGGCTTGGTCCAGGGTACCAATCTGGTGGTCTTCCGCCAGGCGGGTAAGGAGGAGCAGGCGGTGGCCAAGGACTTCCTGCAGTTTGTCCTTTCCCCCAGGACCCAGGCGGTGTTCGCCACCGCCACCGGGTACGTGCCGGTGACCGAGGCGGCCTTGAAGGAACCCGTGTACCAGACCCATGTGGCCGATAACCCTGATTTTGGTACCATCGTGCGCCAAAGCCGCTACGCCAAGTTTGAGCCGGCTTTGGCCGAGTGGGAGCAGATCCGCTTTGATATCCTAGGCCAGGCCATCAAGGAGGCCATCCTCAACAAGGCGGATCCCAAGGTGGCTCTGGACAAGGCCCAGAAGCTGGCCGAAGACCTCTTGGCGGGAAAGACCCGCTAA
- a CDS encoding aldehyde ferredoxin oxidoreductase family protein, producing MSKGYHDRVAFVDLSTGRIWYERYGEAFWQRFLGGRALAAYLLLKHVPKGADPLGPKNALVFAPGILTGTPISGSGRNTVAAKSPLTGGYGDAEAGGFFGAEMKNAGLDALVVLGQAEEPVYVHVEGGQVAIHSASHLWGKDPLEVEGLLKEAHGPSTRIAQIGIAGENRVLTANIIHDLAHFAGRGGLGAVMGAKRLKAVSARARKDTRPSYHDPALLTALARRMAGERMERAAGLVTMGTVGTVKPFNLRGVLPSHNFIDGYLEGAEALDGTSLDTLGIRIGRDTCYACAIRCKQVVRIEGTGKYDVRPEYGGPEYEGLGALGSTCGVTDPYAVTKANTLCNQYGLDVIGVGVTIACAMEAVEKGYLDDEGLGLRFGNGGALIAAIEKLARKEGRLGELLALGSRRLAEAIGHPELAMQVKGQEVPMHDPRYKRALGVGYAVSPTGADHNHNLHDTAFAKEGKALKELRFYGEDFAPLPIEDLSEAKIRMLWTKTRERGFVNSLVMCDFVPWTPEEWQEALYAATGWRLTPMEMLEVGERTLQLTRLFNLREGIKPEEDRLPERFFQPFRKGNLEAHLDPEAFREGVRAYWRLAGWGEGGVDPERLRALGLTEFIPPSQGPHRA from the coding sequence ATGTCTAAGGGCTACCACGACCGCGTGGCCTTCGTGGACCTCTCCACGGGGCGGATCTGGTATGAGCGCTATGGCGAGGCCTTCTGGCAGCGGTTCCTGGGGGGCAGGGCCCTTGCCGCCTACCTCCTCCTAAAGCACGTGCCCAAAGGGGCAGACCCCTTGGGCCCGAAAAACGCCTTGGTCTTCGCCCCCGGTATCCTCACCGGTACCCCCATCTCCGGCTCGGGCCGCAACACCGTGGCCGCCAAGAGTCCCCTGACGGGGGGATACGGGGATGCGGAGGCGGGTGGGTTCTTCGGCGCGGAGATGAAAAACGCTGGCCTGGACGCCTTGGTGGTCCTGGGCCAGGCGGAAGAGCCCGTGTACGTGCATGTGGAAGGGGGCCAGGTGGCCATCCATTCCGCATCCCACCTTTGGGGTAAGGACCCCCTGGAGGTAGAAGGCCTCCTTAAGGAAGCCCACGGGCCTTCTACCCGCATCGCCCAGATCGGGATCGCCGGGGAAAACCGGGTGCTCACCGCCAACATCATCCACGACCTGGCCCACTTTGCCGGGCGGGGGGGCCTGGGGGCGGTGATGGGGGCTAAACGCCTCAAGGCGGTTTCCGCCCGGGCCAGGAAGGATACCCGGCCTTCCTACCACGACCCCGCCCTCCTTACTGCCTTGGCCCGGCGCATGGCGGGTGAGCGCATGGAAAGGGCGGCGGGTCTGGTCACCATGGGTACCGTGGGCACGGTGAAGCCCTTTAACCTGAGGGGAGTGCTCCCTAGCCACAACTTTATAGACGGCTACCTGGAAGGGGCCGAGGCCCTGGATGGCACCAGCCTGGATACCTTAGGCATCCGCATAGGCCGGGATACCTGCTACGCTTGCGCCATCCGTTGCAAGCAGGTGGTGAGGATTGAGGGCACGGGCAAGTACGATGTGCGCCCGGAGTACGGGGGGCCGGAGTACGAAGGACTTGGAGCCTTGGGTTCCACCTGTGGGGTCACGGACCCCTATGCCGTGACCAAGGCCAACACCCTGTGCAACCAGTACGGTCTGGACGTGATCGGGGTGGGCGTCACCATCGCCTGTGCCATGGAGGCGGTGGAGAAGGGGTATCTGGACGACGAGGGCCTGGGGCTACGCTTCGGCAACGGGGGTGCCTTGATCGCCGCCATAGAGAAGCTGGCCCGCAAGGAGGGGCGGCTTGGGGAGCTTTTGGCCCTGGGCTCGAGGCGCCTGGCGGAGGCCATCGGCCATCCCGAGCTGGCCATGCAGGTGAAGGGCCAGGAGGTGCCCATGCACGACCCCCGGTACAAGCGGGCCCTAGGGGTGGGGTATGCGGTGAGCCCCACGGGGGCCGACCATAACCACAACCTGCACGACACCGCCTTCGCCAAGGAGGGGAAGGCCCTGAAGGAGCTTCGCTTCTACGGGGAGGATTTTGCGCCGCTTCCCATAGAAGACCTTTCCGAGGCCAAGATCCGCATGCTCTGGACCAAGACCCGGGAACGGGGGTTTGTGAACAGCCTGGTGATGTGCGATTTCGTCCCCTGGACCCCGGAGGAGTGGCAGGAAGCCCTTTACGCGGCCACGGGCTGGCGCCTTACCCCTATGGAGATGCTGGAGGTGGGGGAGAGGACCTTGCAGCTCACCCGGCTCTTTAACCTTCGGGAGGGCATAAAGCCGGAGGAGGACCGCCTGCCCGAGCGCTTCTTCCAGCCCTTTCGGAAGGGCAACCTCGAGGCCCATCTGGACCCCGAGGCCTTCCGGGAAGGGGTGCGCGCCTACTGGCGGCTTGCAGGGTGGGGGGAGGGGGGCGTGGACCCGGAAAGGTTAAGGGCCTTGGGCCTTACGGAGTTCATCCCCCCCTCCCAAGGCCCCCATAGGGCTTGA
- a CDS encoding DUF58 domain-containing protein, producing the protein MTRYRIATKPYLPYPGERLARRKGLGGEFYELRPYAPGDEVRKVHWRAYAKTGRLYTRLETAPERVRFRIHLDESESMRLFGKLAYGEEVARLLLKLARQEDAFARLERGRPEAFRRGPGVLVLITDGLDPLPWPKILPRRVVLVQVLAPGEVSPPLEEALLRDVETGETLPVGPEEAWAYREALEAHLKALRLLALLRGRYALLKVGEPPLPALLRQGVVEPL; encoded by the coding sequence ATGACCCGCTACCGCATCGCCACCAAGCCCTATCTTCCCTATCCCGGGGAGCGCCTGGCCCGAAGGAAGGGCCTAGGGGGTGAGTTTTACGAGCTTCGCCCCTACGCTCCCGGGGACGAGGTGCGCAAGGTCCATTGGCGGGCCTATGCCAAGACCGGCAGGCTCTATACCCGCCTAGAAACCGCCCCCGAGCGGGTCCGTTTCCGCATCCACCTGGACGAAAGCGAAAGCATGCGCCTCTTTGGCAAGCTGGCCTATGGGGAAGAGGTAGCCAGGCTCCTTCTAAAGCTCGCCCGTCAGGAGGACGCCTTCGCCCGGCTGGAACGGGGAAGGCCAGAGGCCTTCCGCCGGGGCCCTGGGGTCTTGGTCCTCATCACCGACGGCCTGGACCCCCTCCCCTGGCCCAAGATCCTCCCCCGGCGGGTGGTCTTGGTCCAGGTCCTGGCACCTGGAGAAGTATCCCCACCCCTCGAGGAGGCCCTTCTAAGGGACGTGGAAACCGGGGAAACCCTTCCCGTGGGGCCAGAGGAGGCCTGGGCCTACCGGGAAGCCCTGGAGGCCCACCTGAAGGCCCTTCGCCTCCTGGCCCTCCTCAGGGGCCGGTACGCCCTCCTTAAGGTAGGCGAACCCCCCTTGCCCGCCCTCCTGCGGCAAGGGGTGGTGGAGCCCCTTTAG
- a CDS encoding adenosylcobalamin-dependent ribonucleoside-diphosphate reductase translates to MPRRYTQEEALRLALDFFQEDELRASVFLNRYALRDPEGSLLEATPEEMWQRLVQGATRVEKGAKREFFWLFSDFRFVPGGRILFGLGNWRRSTLFNCYYIPIREDSVKGITRFLDEAARTFAYGGGVGTNADVLRPKGAKVGNAGVESSGAVSFMELFSTLAGVMGASGGRRGALMLTFSDRHPDLLEFLQAKTDPERSRVRHANISLRATDAFLQAALADEPWPLSFTTPREHVARTIRAKEAWDTLVEAAWQSAEPGLLFWDRVRTWATAQYGGMEVEGVNVCGEVPMEPYGACNLGSLNLAAFVQEPFGERARLDWAGLEEATRLAVRFLDAVVDLGKNRHPLRAQREASLRSRRIGLGVMGLADMLAMLGLPYGSQESLRLSEEVIRRIKEAAYWESTRLARKRGPFPAFDPKEHVQSPFIQALPEALVREIEKGLRNAALISIAPTGSISILAGVTSGIEPIFALTYLRHAGGQAFLAEHPLLVRYRREKKGAIPDWPTAHTVDPFQRVRLQALLQRHVDQSISSTVNLPQETPKEVVEGLFLTAWKEGCKGITVFREGSREEVVEPLPPVGVCTFCQTA, encoded by the coding sequence GTGCCCCGGAGGTACACCCAAGAGGAGGCCCTCAGGCTTGCCCTGGATTTCTTCCAGGAAGATGAGCTAAGGGCCTCTGTTTTCCTGAACCGCTATGCCCTAAGGGACCCGGAGGGTAGCCTCCTGGAGGCCACCCCGGAGGAGATGTGGCAGCGGCTGGTCCAGGGGGCTACCCGGGTGGAAAAGGGAGCCAAGCGGGAGTTTTTCTGGCTCTTCTCCGATTTTCGCTTCGTCCCCGGAGGCCGTATCCTCTTCGGCCTAGGCAACTGGCGCCGCTCCACCCTCTTCAACTGCTACTACATTCCCATCCGGGAGGACTCGGTAAAAGGGATCACCCGCTTCCTGGACGAGGCCGCCCGCACCTTTGCCTACGGGGGTGGGGTGGGCACCAACGCCGATGTCCTAAGGCCTAAAGGGGCCAAGGTGGGCAACGCCGGGGTGGAAAGCTCGGGGGCGGTGAGCTTCATGGAGCTCTTTTCCACCCTGGCGGGGGTTATGGGGGCTAGCGGAGGCCGGCGAGGGGCTCTGATGCTCACCTTTTCCGACCGTCACCCAGATCTCCTGGAGTTCCTCCAGGCCAAAACCGATCCCGAGCGCAGCCGGGTGCGCCACGCCAACATCTCCCTAAGGGCCACGGACGCCTTCTTGCAGGCCGCCTTAGCCGATGAACCCTGGCCCCTTTCCTTCACCACACCCCGGGAGCACGTGGCCCGTACCATCCGGGCCAAGGAAGCCTGGGACACCCTGGTGGAGGCCGCCTGGCAAAGCGCCGAGCCCGGCCTCCTCTTCTGGGACCGGGTGCGCACCTGGGCCACGGCCCAGTACGGGGGGATGGAGGTGGAGGGGGTCAACGTCTGCGGGGAGGTGCCCATGGAGCCCTACGGGGCCTGCAACCTGGGAAGCCTGAACCTGGCCGCCTTCGTGCAGGAACCCTTTGGGGAAAGGGCCCGCCTGGACTGGGCTGGCCTCGAGGAGGCCACCCGCTTGGCGGTGCGCTTTTTGGATGCCGTGGTGGACCTGGGAAAAAACCGCCACCCCCTAAGGGCCCAAAGGGAAGCCTCCCTGAGAAGCCGGAGGATCGGCCTTGGGGTGATGGGCCTAGCGGACATGCTGGCCATGTTGGGGCTTCCCTACGGCTCCCAGGAAAGCCTAAGGCTTTCCGAAGAGGTCATACGGCGCATCAAGGAAGCCGCCTATTGGGAAAGCACCCGCTTGGCCCGGAAAAGGGGTCCCTTCCCAGCCTTTGACCCCAAGGAGCACGTGCAAAGCCCCTTCATCCAGGCGTTGCCCGAAGCCCTGGTGCGGGAGATAGAAAAGGGCCTTAGGAACGCAGCCCTCATCTCCATCGCCCCCACGGGCTCCATCTCCATCCTGGCGGGGGTGACGAGCGGCATTGAGCCCATCTTCGCCCTCACCTACCTGCGGCATGCTGGAGGGCAGGCGTTTTTGGCGGAGCATCCCCTTCTTGTACGGTACCGCCGGGAAAAGAAGGGGGCGATACCGGACTGGCCCACGGCCCATACCGTGGATCCTTTCCAAAGGGTGCGCCTCCAAGCCCTTTTGCAGCGCCATGTGGACCAGAGCATCTCTTCCACGGTGAACCTCCCCCAGGAAACCCCCAAGGAGGTGGTGGAAGGGCTTTTCCTCACCGCCTGGAAGGAAGGGTGCAAGGGGATCACCGTCTTCCGGGAGGGAAGCCGGGAGGAGGTGGTGGAACCCTTACCCCCGGTGGGGGTCTGCACCTTCTGCCAAACGGCATGA
- the glpX gene encoding class II fructose-bisphosphatase: MEIERRLVLEVVRVTEQAALAASRLAGKGDKDAVDEAGTQAMRRVLNELPIKGTVVIGEGEMDEAPMLYIGEVLGQGGVEVDIAVDPVEGTTTAAKGLPNAVTVIAISERGGLFHAPDMYMEKLIVPPPAAGLVDLSWPASANLKALALALGRAVEDLVIVVLDRPRHERLIREIREAGARVKLISDGDVIAALAAAIRGTGVHAVMGIGGAPEGVLAAAALKCLGGEIQARFTPQNEEERARLKAMGGDENRIYRTEDLAPGKEIVFAATGITDGDILQGVRFFGGGARTHSIVLGHTTRTVRFIDSIHLFETGARVTIRV, from the coding sequence ATGGAAATAGAACGCCGGCTGGTCCTCGAGGTGGTGCGGGTTACCGAGCAAGCCGCCCTTGCCGCAAGCCGCCTGGCGGGCAAGGGGGATAAGGACGCCGTGGACGAGGCGGGAACCCAGGCCATGCGCCGGGTCCTGAACGAGCTTCCCATCAAGGGCACGGTGGTGATCGGCGAGGGGGAGATGGACGAGGCCCCCATGCTCTACATCGGGGAGGTGCTGGGCCAAGGCGGGGTGGAGGTGGATATCGCCGTGGACCCCGTGGAGGGCACCACCACCGCGGCCAAGGGCCTACCCAACGCCGTAACCGTCATCGCCATCAGCGAGAGGGGCGGTCTCTTCCACGCTCCCGACATGTATATGGAAAAGCTAATCGTGCCTCCCCCCGCCGCCGGGCTGGTGGATCTTTCCTGGCCCGCCTCCGCCAACCTCAAGGCCTTGGCCTTGGCGCTTGGGCGTGCGGTGGAGGACCTGGTCATCGTGGTCCTGGACCGCCCACGCCACGAGCGCCTCATCCGGGAAATCCGCGAGGCCGGAGCCCGGGTCAAGCTCATCTCCGATGGCGACGTGATCGCCGCCCTGGCCGCCGCCATCCGGGGCACTGGAGTCCATGCGGTGATGGGGATCGGTGGGGCCCCAGAGGGAGTCTTGGCCGCCGCCGCCCTCAAGTGCCTGGGTGGGGAGATCCAGGCCCGCTTCACCCCGCAAAACGAGGAGGAGCGGGCCCGGCTAAAGGCCATGGGAGGGGACGAAAACCGCATCTACCGCACCGAGGACCTGGCCCCGGGCAAGGAGATCGTCTTCGCCGCCACCGGCATCACCGATGGGGACATCCTCCAGGGGGTGCGCTTCTTCGGGGGCGGGGCCCGCACCCACTCCATCGTTCTAGGGCACACCACCCGCACCGTGCGCTTCATAGACTCCATCCACCTCTTTGAAACCGGAGCCCGGGTCACCATCCGCGTGTAG
- the hisIE gene encoding bifunctional phosphoribosyl-AMP cyclohydrolase/phosphoribosyl-ATP diphosphatase HisIE, with protein MDLSQVKFSPEGLVPVVVQDAKTGEVLTLAYANREALEETLRTRRSTFYSRSRKALWRKGETSGNIQEVVEVLLDCDGDAVVYRVLPHGPACHTGERSCFHRPLLPGKPSLGFVLAQVYATIQERLKTLPEGSYVAKLHQAGLDRILKKIGEEAGEVILAAKNQNPEEVRWEAADLLFHLLLVLAETGVSLEDLAQTLWQRHRPKPEPGAAS; from the coding sequence ATGGACCTATCCCAGGTGAAGTTTAGCCCAGAGGGCCTGGTGCCCGTGGTGGTCCAGGACGCCAAGACGGGTGAGGTCCTGACCCTGGCCTACGCCAACCGGGAAGCCCTGGAGGAAACCCTAAGGACCAGGCGGAGCACCTTCTATAGCCGAAGCCGAAAGGCCCTTTGGCGCAAGGGGGAGACCTCGGGGAACATCCAGGAGGTGGTGGAGGTCCTCTTAGACTGCGACGGGGATGCGGTGGTCTACAGGGTCTTGCCCCATGGCCCCGCGTGCCACACCGGGGAAAGGAGTTGCTTCCACCGCCCCCTCCTTCCGGGAAAGCCCAGCCTGGGCTTTGTCCTGGCCCAGGTCTACGCCACCATCCAGGAGCGCCTAAAGACCCTCCCCGAGGGAAGCTACGTGGCCAAGCTCCACCAAGCGGGCCTAGACCGCATCCTGAAGAAGATCGGGGAGGAGGCCGGTGAAGTGATCCTCGCCGCCAAAAACCAAAACCCTGAGGAGGTGCGCTGGGAGGCCGCGGATCTCCTCTTCCACCTCCTCTTGGTGCTGGCGGAAACTGGGGTCAGCCTCGAGGACCTGGCCCAAACCCTATGGCAACGGCACCGCCCTAAGCCAGAACCCGGTGCCGCCTCCTAG
- the hisF gene encoding imidazole glycerol phosphate synthase subunit HisF encodes MSLAKRIIPCLDVHAGRVVKGVNFVNLRDAGDPIEAAQAYDQAGADELVFLDISATHEERAILLEVVAQVAERVFIPLAVGGGVRSLEDARRLLLAGADKVSVNSAAVKRPELIQELAEHFGSQAVVLAIDARWRGDFPEVHIAGGRIPTGLHAVEWAVRGAELGAGEILLTSMDRDGTKAGYDLTLTRLVAEAVNVPVIASGGAGNMEHFLEAFLAGADAALAASVFHFGEIPIPKLKEFLAQKGLEVRLDGPIPGEV; translated from the coding sequence ATGAGCCTAGCCAAGCGCATCATCCCCTGCCTGGACGTCCACGCGGGACGCGTGGTAAAGGGGGTAAACTTCGTCAACCTCCGCGACGCCGGGGACCCCATAGAAGCCGCCCAGGCCTACGACCAGGCGGGGGCCGACGAGCTGGTCTTCCTGGACATCTCCGCCACCCATGAGGAGCGGGCCATCCTCCTGGAGGTGGTGGCCCAGGTGGCGGAACGGGTCTTCATCCCCCTGGCCGTGGGGGGTGGGGTACGTTCCTTGGAGGACGCCAGGAGGCTCCTTCTGGCCGGGGCTGACAAGGTGAGCGTGAACTCGGCTGCCGTGAAACGGCCCGAGCTCATCCAAGAGCTGGCGGAGCATTTCGGTTCCCAGGCGGTGGTCTTGGCCATTGATGCCCGCTGGAGGGGGGATTTCCCCGAGGTCCATATCGCCGGGGGACGCATCCCCACCGGGCTTCACGCGGTGGAATGGGCGGTGCGGGGAGCTGAGCTTGGCGCTGGGGAGATCCTCCTCACCAGCATGGACCGCGACGGCACCAAGGCGGGCTACGACCTAACCCTTACCCGCCTGGTGGCCGAAGCGGTGAACGTGCCGGTGATCGCCAGCGGCGGGGCGGGAAACATGGAGCATTTCCTGGAAGCTTTCCTGGCCGGGGCTGATGCCGCCTTGGCGGCCAGCGTCTTCCACTTCGGGGAAATCCCCATCCCAAAACTCAAGGAGTTTTTGGCCCAAAAGGGCCTGGAGGTACGCCTAGATGGACCTATCCCAGGTGAAGTTTAG
- the trmFO gene encoding methylenetetrahydrofolate--tRNA-(uracil(54)-C(5))-methyltransferase (FADH(2)-oxidizing) TrmFO, producing MDRVTVVGGGLAGSEAAWTLARLGVPVRLYEMRPQRMTPAHATGYLAEIVCSNSLGGEGPANAKGFLQAEMRQAGSLVMEAAYRARVPAGGALAVDREEFSQYITEKLSRHPLVEVVREEVAEIPESPAILATGPLTSDALSEAIRRRFGDHFLSYFDAASPIVLYESIDLEKCFRAGRYAQEADYLNCPMTEEEYRRFHEALLQAEEHVPHEWEKREFFEACVPVEELARRGYQTLLFGPMKPVGLKDPRTGKEPFAVVQLRQEDKAGRMWSLVGFQTGLKWPEQKRLIQMIPGLEGAEIVRYGVMHRNTYLNAPLLLRETLEFKEEEGLFAAGVLAGVEGYLESAATGFLAGLNAARRALGLRPVVPPEESMLGGLVRFLATANPQGFQPMYANWGLVPPVEGRMGKREKREAMYHRGLRAFAEWLASLGVVAST from the coding sequence ATGGATCGGGTAACGGTGGTGGGTGGGGGCCTGGCGGGAAGCGAGGCCGCCTGGACCCTGGCGCGGCTTGGGGTGCCGGTACGCCTCTATGAGATGCGCCCCCAAAGGATGACCCCGGCCCACGCCACGGGGTACTTGGCGGAAATCGTCTGCTCCAACTCCTTGGGGGGCGAGGGGCCTGCCAACGCCAAGGGATTCCTCCAGGCGGAGATGCGCCAGGCGGGGAGCCTTGTGATGGAGGCGGCCTATAGGGCCCGGGTGCCGGCAGGTGGGGCCTTGGCCGTGGACCGGGAGGAGTTCAGCCAGTACATTACGGAAAAGCTTTCCCGGCACCCCCTGGTGGAGGTGGTGCGGGAGGAGGTGGCGGAGATCCCCGAAAGCCCGGCCATTCTGGCCACGGGACCCCTTACCTCCGATGCCCTTTCCGAGGCCATCCGGCGCCGCTTTGGCGACCATTTCCTCAGCTACTTTGATGCGGCAAGCCCCATCGTCCTTTACGAGAGCATAGACCTGGAGAAGTGCTTCCGCGCCGGGCGCTACGCTCAGGAGGCGGACTACCTGAACTGCCCCATGACCGAGGAGGAGTACCGGCGCTTCCATGAGGCCCTCTTGCAGGCGGAGGAGCACGTCCCCCACGAGTGGGAGAAACGGGAATTTTTTGAAGCCTGCGTGCCGGTGGAGGAACTGGCCCGCCGGGGCTACCAGACCCTCCTCTTTGGCCCCATGAAGCCGGTGGGCCTTAAAGACCCCAGGACGGGTAAGGAGCCCTTTGCCGTGGTGCAGCTTCGCCAAGAGGACAAGGCGGGGCGGATGTGGAGCCTGGTGGGCTTCCAAACCGGGCTCAAGTGGCCCGAGCAGAAGCGGCTTATTCAGATGATCCCGGGCCTGGAAGGGGCCGAGATCGTGCGCTACGGGGTGATGCACCGCAACACCTATCTAAACGCCCCTCTTCTCTTGCGGGAGACCCTGGAGTTCAAGGAGGAGGAAGGCCTCTTCGCTGCCGGGGTGCTGGCGGGGGTGGAGGGTTACCTGGAAAGCGCCGCCACGGGGTTTCTGGCGGGGCTGAACGCTGCCAGGCGGGCGCTGGGGCTGAGGCCCGTGGTTCCCCCGGAGGAGAGCATGCTGGGAGGGCTGGTCCGTTTCCTGGCCACCGCCAACCCCCAGGGCTTCCAGCCCATGTACGCCAACTGGGGCCTGGTGCCCCCTGTGGAGGGGAGGATGGGGAAGAGGGAGAAGCGGGAGGCCATGTACCATCGGGGCCTTAGGGCGTTTGCGGAATGGCTGGCCTCCCTAGGGGTGGTCGCCTCCACCTAG